The DNA region TTGGCATTCGAGCTGGCTACGATTCCAGTGACTACACGTCCTGAAGGGTGTGTACCACCGAGAATGTCATGCATGAAGAAGGAGAATTTTGAGTGGTCCAAAACAGGATTTGCCACAGTGGCACCAGACGTAGCTGCTGCTCCTGGTGCCACATTGGCAACTGGTGCTGCTCCAGTTGCCACAGTGTTATCTGTTGCTGCATCAGCAACAGGAGCCACTGGAGCAGCAGGGGCGACTACAGGGGCCGTGTCTGGCTCAGGTTCGGTTGGCAAATCCGCTGAAGGTGCTATTGGAACGGTGGGGGCGGGCTCAGGTTCGACTGGAGAATCAGCTGAAGGAGCCACCTTGGTTGCAGGAGTAGAAAAATCATCATCTATAGGTGCCTCGTCCGAATCAGGAGTGTTGACTGTGGCCGGGAAGTGGCCACTTGGCAATGTGGTGGCGGGGGCCACCACAGGAGCCACAATGGGTTCATCTGAGTTCACTTCGTCAAGGATTCTTGCTGAATTAGCATAGTCAAATGAGAGTGCTAATAGCAAAATGCAGAAGGTGGCTTGAAAATATTTGACCATTTTTGTTTGTTGCTTTGATGATTGATGAGAAGAAGCAAATGAAGAATTAAGCTTAAGCAGATGCTTGGCTGATGAGGAAAGAATGTAGGCTAGTTGGGTATAAATAGTTTGGTTACTTCCTATTAAGGGGAGCTGATGAAATGGTTTTGGTGAAGTGTTTAGTTGCTAAACACATAATCATTACAAAAGTTTTAAGGCATCATTTTTGTTGAACCTACTCCGTTAATGCTTTTGGTTGATCATTTTGGCAGTAGTAGTATATTATCATCATACTACTTGAGAAATAGGGGCGAGTTAACAAATTCGAACCATGAATAGATCCCATCGAAAAAAAGGTCTAAAAATTTACGATTTGCTAATTGCTATTTATGCTAGAGGAATTTGTATTTTACTATTAAAAAGGAGTTCCAATTGCTAGTGAAGAAGGGACTCCAGCATCAGAAAAAAATTAATCCACATTGGGTATTtatatcaaattcatactcataCTTCGTATTAGTTCATTATAATTAATTGACAAACTCATTGACTTGGCTTAAGTATCGGGGGTCAGTTTAATTTTTTCATTCTGGCATCTCCAAGAATTGCAAAAAGAGCTActactttttatttctttttcagTAGATTTTTGAGAACGAAGTTAAAAATGGGAAAAGCTCAACTACTGTTTAATATGAGTTGGAGTTGTTAATGGCTTAATGGAAGTGGTTTACTAGTAGACTTAACAAAAGTGCATCTTATACTAGTTGATTATTGTATCTAAAACCTAGCCTAATGttgagtagaaaaaaaaaaactatagtaGAAAATTAAACAACCATTTGATCTCGATAGATTTGATTTAGTATATGAATATGGATTGTCATAAattcaaaatattatttatcTAACTTCTAAAACTACATTGGCATGATAGTTGGTGAGTAAATTTGTGAAGCTTGTTTCAccattaatttttaaaatttttcacCGGTTAACTTCTACAAAGATCAATCTTTTTATCGAGTGTGAGTTCAATATTAAAGTACTTTTACATTAATTTATTCAAGAAACACTAATCTCCAGCATAACCATTTTGTATACCATAATAGCTCATTGAACaccaggggtcgtttggtaggaagGATAGGATGGGCTGGATTATTAATCCAATGGGATTGAAATTAATCATATGTTTAGTTGGTGGATAACTTTTTGATATCCCATCCAATCCCATGTAGATGGGATAAAAGGTGGGATTAGTAATCCCTCAGAAAGGGTAGAATTAGTAATCTCATGTTGTCCCACCCAATCTCATCTACATGGGATTACTTATTCTCCTATCAAAATCAGAATAAACTACTGTGGCATCCTATTGGTGATAGACCATACATGTTTAATAGAAACAAAGGTCCGTAGTAGGTAGGAGAGATGTCTAATATAAAATTCATGTCATTGTGTATATCAATTCATTAAACTTCTGTTTTATACAGTATTGCTATCTTAGCCTTGATTTTGTGACAATATAACCATTGATCTCAAGGTTTATAACGTACTAAAGCAAATTGGAGTATTCTTTGACATTATACATGTCCAAAAAATTGTGTTCCATCTTTCTTTAAGTTTGCTTGGCTTCCAAGAGATGGTATATTTTTCGATATAATTTCCTTTCATGTGATCTGAGGGTATATCCTCACTCACTATGATTTTATCACTTATTAACCGATGCATTTGGAGGTCGATgcggtgtcacaccccattttaaccgggttgatttagggagtatgacgtattggtgattcctgtttatttgtttcaaggagtcgccacctaattaatttaatggtgaattaggacacctaaatattaactaaggtaaagttaaaactaaacctccgttaatggtctgctaaccagtgtgattctaggtaagggctctatattttcctaaagggaaggtgttaggcatcctttagaatccgttaactacggttatccggccaaacttaggttaattaattatattgaaatataatgtttaaattttaaaatgatTCACAAATGTTTctaaaattttaaaaggaaaataatattagtgaaaataagatttacaaaaaTTTAATATGAAAGAAAACTTGAAATTCCATTTTTTAAATAGGACTTATAAATAccgctaagactttaaatgaaaatacTAATGATAttatttgaaataatacttgtagaaaacataataatgtGCGTAAGAGAAGATTCTAAAAATTAAATGAAACTTGAAATTATCGACGAAgccttaaataaaaaataatatttaataaaatttataggaaatatgataatttgcatgaaataaaacttataagcattgttaagataaaaatgtcatttaaagaagatttataaatgtggctaaaCTTTTACATAAAATGTTacataagatttgtataaaatgtAATAGTTTGCATATAACGTGATAACTTTCAAGAAAGAGGCTTATCAAATTTGGATCTTTGAATAAGATTACGTCATATGAATATGGTGATAAACTTATCTTTGTAAATAGGATACAAAAGAAGGGAGTTTTATTTCTCTTTCTTTATCCGCTTTGTTTAGCCAATTtcagtaaaaatatatatataattgagtaaattttaaaaatgtttataaaatatactcggATTCATATTTTGTGTATTAATGacatttgaaattttaaaatagtAAGGATAAAATATGATTCTTTATCTTAAGTATATAATCATGTTATTTTGCAAATTAATtgttccaaataaaataatattagacattataaacagttttaacataaaaagaagagaatgaacttatggaattgattgttagCTTTCCTTAACTAGCTATCCCTTACTAAACTAAACctattaattcattaggatttatctaggttaacaaaataaaataaacaaagagTTAgtggcataatacaaattaataagCACAAAATAAGTGAGGAATCAACAAtttaaaatgggctcagcccattaaaAGAAAATGCCGCAAATCTGTTGTTGTCGCAGAGACCACGGCTCAATATTTTTTGTCTTCTTTACTATGATCAGAAACTGGACAGAGGGGGATAgtatttcgttgggccttggcccaacaccgaatgcaaaAGGAGATAAGTTCCTCGGACTCGTGTGCGAGGGTCatgcaaaaaatgaaaagaagagaaGGAATTAGTATCTAATCGAGTAATGAGGTCAAACATACAAAATGGAACTCAAAGTAGATCAGCGggtgtgtatatgctatgtatatctaAACATGAAATGGAgacaaagagaaaagaaaagggctTAACAACTAGATAAATAAGCACACTATAAAAAAAACTCGAACATGTTTCAAATGTATTTCTATACTTAGTGGACTGATCAGTTAAGAGATAAAGTGGAACAAGCCCGAACGCAACAGCAACAGCAAGCCAACAATATTGCCTGCTCAAACAAACACCTATGTAAACTAAACAGCTATGACCAATACTAATGTATTACAGGCCAGCACATATTTCAAACAAGTTCACTAGCACATCCTTGGCAAATTAGGGTCATTTAAGATTAAACTTTCATCTAGATATATCTTCAGATTAGcataagaaaacaaataatgaatGTTTATTAAAGGATCAAGACTCATCATTCAGTCTAAACAAACTTAGAACAGTTTCTATATCAAACCAAATGAAGACTCTTGGAAGTAGCACAATTCCTTACAATATCGAATTAAGTGTATATGGAAAAGTGTAAGGGCACATAAACATAAGGTAAACCAGCTTCAAGACATAGCATAATACAATAGAGAAGATCAACAGCTATGGCATTTTGCATAGATCATGTGGATTTATTCATACAAGACCTTCAAACAGGCTTAAGTAGCTTATGCATAGCCCAAGTAAGTGTTCTTGCCATTCTTTCCAAGCAAACAGTATTCTTTTTGAAAAACCTTTCCTCTTTCCAGTTTTAAGCAAAGACTACAAATCTTTCCAATTACCATATATCATCTAACTTAATCAATTCTAACAGGACAGTATATGGATCATAACTAAGCAGGTCGAAAAACAAAGTAGATTTAAACTGGATTCCATAAACTTTTAGCATATTAAACTAAATTACCCAGTTTAGGACAAACAACTTTTAAAGTTGAACAGGTAAAAAAAGAAACTTACACCAAACATATAATGAACTAAATTAGAGTGACTGAAGCAAAGTCTTTAGGGATATTTAATCTCAGGTTAAGGATAAGAGATTTTATTTCATAAGAGAGGGTAATTCATGACTAATTAGTAAGAAGATGTGATTTCAAATTAGGAGTACAAACACACCTTGTAGGAGGTCTATTCATATTCATCTAAACCAACCCTTAAACCACCTTATCTCTTTTAAACAATGCCTAGGATTAGATTTCACTGCATGGTCAGGCTCAATATTGTAACTAACAACTAACTAATTGGGCCCTTTTCAAGGTGGAAATAAAATCAGCAACCATATGTCTTAAACGTAAgtcatcattcttatcataatacCAAACTGGATATGCTTTTCTCTATGTCACAATCTCAGCCTTCCATACTACTATATCATTACTGAATTACATTACACACCCTTATAGAGGTATTCTTCATTAACATAATCTGGAGCCAACAGAAATCAGTCGCAGATTTAGCTACTAATCATGCCTAATCTAACATCAATACTTAAACAAGATCGAATACCACACCAAGCTAATCATCCAGATTTACACGGCAATATACAACTGAAAACATCTAACATGATTGACTCACACATAAGTATCCAAACATCATTTCAGACGAATAGAAACTATGAATTTTACCTCAACAACAGGTTTAATATACTAACGATCAAACTAATTCCACTCTCATGTTACATCGAACAAATAGATAACGAGTGAATAGAGTTGAACAAGAATGATGGTCTAACAACAAACTATCATGCCAAACTGAAATGGATTTACATTAACATACAAACATAAAGGGGATTGTTTACCTTCCTCGAGTGCAGCGAACTGAGTTTTAAATCTCCGATCTACACTCGATTACTATGAAATCTAAGCTTGAATCCACTCAGACCCGCAACGGTAACAAgggccaaaaaataaaaaaaatgatttggtATCTCAACTGAACCTCGAGAAATGTTTTTAGAGCAAAAAGAAGGTTGTTCTTCTCCTTTAAGGCAACTGGAAAACTTTAATTCTTGGGGGGATTTCGTGATTTTTCGAATTTGAAACCTAATTTCTAGGGGATTGCTGAGACTAAAAACAAATTGTGTTTTGGGGAAATTTTATGAATCAAAGATCTCATTCTTGGGGGGTTCTCAACGATCCGAAAAAAAATCCTCCACTTCTTCAGGTAACTTCGTGAACCCCCAAAAATCCCCCCTATACTTGACTTCGACAACGATTATATATAGGGCGATCTTGGGTTTGAGCTAGGGTTTTCGTTCgaaaggaagagagagaggagcgtgggggacaaGATGGAGTGGTGTGACGGTGTCGGAACAGTGGAGGCGTGGGTGTAACGTGGTGAAGTTGAGTGGAGCAGAGGGGGAGTGGGATGTCAGAAGCGTAGTGGAGAATGTCAGACGCGTGGGGTGGAGGAACGTGGGGGGGAAGAGGgttgcggcgctagggttttggaGGGTTAAGGGAAAGGGAAGAGAAGATGGCGAAAAGGAGGTGGTGGAGAGGTGGCggcgatggggaggtggagagGCGACGGTGGGTGACGAAGATGACGACGGGGAAAGGGGAGGGGAGCGATGGAGGTGCGGCGGAGGTATGGAGGAAAGTgatggggaaaccctaaaagggtttccttattcagctgaaaaatgaattggacccggtccatttgtggaccgggtcaaattttagattgggtattaaaagaacggactagtaaattaaacatggattattctaaaaattgagatcagagatatgggctagtccaaaaatatttaggagttaatcggactttgatttggggtccggtaagtcaaaatacggactaagtgcaaaaaaatagtttggcttctaaatttaaataaaagaccagtttaaacaatttatgttaaatattgctcaatataaAATATGcgatcattaatgctcagataaaaatggcgtcgtaatagccgtgtaataatatttcgaaaatctacagtaaaataaataccattatttaattatgcaaagataaaatgcgatgtgtgtgcgtaagctggcaaaaatgtcgaaatgataaaattacgaattataataataataatgataataaatgatgatgatgaaggctAGTAACTGtaacagaataatgaaacgcTGGTATTGATATgaggctaataattataaaaaaaatataaatatttttatttttattttccaaaaatattagaagcgcaaataggtattttggcagagagacgggacaaaattgggtgtcaacatgcgGGATAATGACCAATCTATATGCATTTGGAGTCGATGCGGGATAAGGACCAATCTATCTCTTCTCCCATATTATCTTCAACGTATGATACTCACACCTTTCAACGAAGGTGATCGATCATTTTTAATCTTATCTGATTTTGTATGCCAACGTACAACACATCCATCTTAGCATTTGCATCTCCAGGCTACTCATTTTGTGAAAGTTTGGACATTAGCAAGCCGACATATATTTTCATATAACATGACGGTCTTGTACTTGTTCTATAGAACTTGTATATCTCATTGGTATATAAGATCCTTCTATCACATAATTTTTGTATCACTCTCCTTTCAACTATCCAATTTTGTCTATATGTGTAACATTTTCACATAACATTTCATTCTCGAAGAACTACTGGCCTAGAGACCAAATATATGAATTGTTTGAGTTTAGGCACCACAATCCCATCTAATCTCCCTTCAACTTCACTCTTATTAAACTTGAAATACATATATCTAATCTTACTTCTACTTATCCTAAAATCATCAGGGTACAGTGCTTCTCCTAATACTTCCTAGTGTAACACTAAATTGTTTGATTAGCCATGCTACTACTCCTACCGctccaaaaaaaattcaattttttatcAGAATACAGGACCACAACATCTCTACTTATTTTTTCATGATATCTTTTTTCCTCTACTAACTTAACTCTATCGAATTGTAACTAAAGGTTTCTATCGTACAAATTTGAATGGGGATCAAAATATTATTGTCGAATTGAACAATTAGGGCCCGTTTGGTTAGGGataattacccctgaactttcgCCGAAGTTGCTACAACACACCTTATCTTttcgggggtcctattacccctgAATTTGTTTAAAACGGAATAGTTACCACCGTGAAACTGAATATCTACTTTCTCatgggagagtgacatacactTTCCTTGCCACatgtatatttaattattttctatttttttaattcttttcgcTTACGtggcatttttaaaaaaaattgaaaattgaattttcttttaaaaaaatctgaaaattttatttttataaatccATTCAAAAAAAAAACCCTGAAAACATGGAtcttttttaaaatatggaaaacttgattatttttttaaaattccttaaaaaatctagattttcatgatttcattttcttaggacacttttattttttaaataaaatctggattataattttaaaaaatctggaaaaggtattttttcttgtcaaaatgtgaaaaaactaAATTTTTATAAAATGTGGAAAACCCGTTTTTTAAACTAAATCTGGAAAACtagatttttttttcatatatagaaaaaaatcagttttctagATTTAAACCAGATTTTTTAATAAGAAAACTCAGTTCCatatttattttctaaaaaaaaatggatttttcatattttttaaaaacaattcagctttccatattttaagaaaatacaaatttttaattaaaaaaaattaagttttccacattaaaaaaaaaacagtttagaAAAAACATTAAGCTTTAATGATATTAGGTGTAATTAAATGTAAAGTACTCAATTAAAAAAATGACACGTGTCAGATTTTATGCTTCTCACTCTCCCAAAGAGAGTGaaatacactctccttgccacgtcaGCGCTTAGGGTGGTAAATTATTCCGTTTTAAAAAAGttcagggggtaataggaccTCTGGAAAGGTAAGGTGTGTCCAAGCAATTTTGGCCAAAGTTTAGGGGGGTAACAGTGccttatccctttttttttttttcggaactAGTATTCCGAAATTATTTTTGCACATAGAATTGTTATAATTTTGTTGGAGTTCCACTTGAAGTTTAATTTCGGAAATTTTGAAATTCGAAAAACTCCAAGTACGTATTTTCACTttttcactccaaatcactcacaaaaattcaaCTTTTTTCCAAGAACataattttaattttcaaataccATTTCGCATATACTacctttttaaaaaatttcaCATTTTAAAAAATTGACATTTTTATGTCCAAACATCCACTTAGTCAAACAAGCTAGAAtaaaaaattactccctccgttttaaatgtttgtctggttttgaattttgacttgacacaagatttaagaaagtaaagaacacTTTTAAATCTACTACTACTCTTACATCAGAGTTATGTTGAATGTATCAAAATATCtattaatcttgtggtcttaaacatatcACGTgaaaagttggaattaaagagtcgtaaaaaaaataaagaaacattttttttaaacggagtaaaaagaaaagtaaaacaaACATTTTGAAACAAATAAACTAATGAAAACAAAAAAGGTAAGATATTTTTTAAAAAGGGTTTAAAAAATGAAGTCGGATTATTTTGGAGGATTTGAGGATTTCCATTAAGACATGAGTATACttaaaaactttaatgacgggtgGATATTTTTGACTTAAATTAGTAACGGAAGATATTTTTAGCCCGTTTTCACTCACGAACCGCCTCTTCGGGTCAACCCGGTCCAAAAATAAAACCCCAATCACTCACCTCCATCTTTCACACACACACTCGCACTCTCCTCTAGGGTTTAAGCAAAAAGCACTTCATTTCCCAATCTACTCCTCAAAAAACCCTAAATCCCCAAATTTGACCTAGGGTTTTACCACAATGTATCTCTACAGTTTAACTCTCCAAAAACCCACGGGAATACTCTGCGCCATCAACGGCAGTTTCTCCGGCGGAAAATTACAAGAAATCGTCGTGGCACGTGGCAAAGTATTAGACCTAATCCGACCCGATGATAACGGTAGGCTTCAAACCTTGTTATCCGTTGAAATATTCGGATCTATACGTTCTTTAGCTCAATTTCGGTTAACCGGTGCACAAAAAGATTATATTGTAGTCGGGTCGGATTCGGGTCGGATAGTTATATTGGaatataataaagaaaagaaCTGTTTTGATAAAGTACATCAGGAGACTTTTGGGAAATCGGGTTGTAGAAGGATAGTTCCGGGTCAGTATTTGGGTATTGACCCGAAAGGTAGAGCTGTTATGATTGGTGCTTGTGAGAAACAGAAATTAGTGTATGTATTGAATAGAGATACTGCTGCTAGGTTAACGATTTCGTCGCCATTAGAAGCACATAAGAGCCATACGATTACGTTTTCGATATGTGGGGTTGATTGTGGTTTTGATAACCCGATATTCGCTGCGATTGAGCTGGATTACGCGGAGGCGGATCAAGATCCGACGGGTCAGGCTGCGAACGAGGCGCAGAAGCATTTGACGTTTTATGAGTTGGATTTGGGGCTTAATCATGTTTCGAGGAAGTGGTCTGAACAGGTTGATAACGGTGCGAATTTGCTCGTGACGGTTCCCGGTGGTGGGGATGGTCCGAGTGGTGTGCTTGTTTGTGCGGAGAATTTCGTTATTTATAAGAATCAGGGACATCCTGATGTTAGGGCTGTTATTCCGAGGAGGGTAGATTTGCCAGCGGAACGTGGGGTTCTGATTGTTTCGGCTGCTATGCATAAGCAGAAGTcgatgtttttctttcttttgcaaACTGAATATGGAGATATCTTTAAGGTGACTTTGGATCACGATAATGACAGGGTTAAGGAGTTAAAGATTAAGTATTTTGATACGATTCCGGTCAGTTCTTCTCTGTGTGTTATGAAGTCAGGGTTTCTGTTTGCTTCGTCAGAGTTTGGGAATCATGCATTGTATCAGTTTCAGGCGATAGGAGATGACCCGGATGTTGAAGCTTCATCGTCGACGTTAATGGAAACTGAAGAAGGTTTTCAGCCTGTATTTTTCCAGCCAAGAAAGCTGAAAAACCTTGTTAGGATCGATCAGGTTGAGAGCTTGATGCCAATCATGGATATGAAAATCGTAAATCTTTTTGACGAGGAAACTCCACAAATATTTTCACTTTGTGGGAGGGGTCCTCGGTCTTCGTTGCGTATACTTAGGCCAGGTTTAGCTGTTAGTGAAATGGCCGTGTCACAGCTTCCTGGTGTTCCAAGTGCTGTCTGGACTGTTAAAAAGAATGTTAATGACGAGTTTGATGCCTATATTGTTGTCTCTTTTGCAAATGCAACTCTTGTGCTTTCTATTGGTGAGACAGTTGAAGAAGTTAGTGACAGTGGGTTTCTTGATACTACTCCTTCCCTTGCTGTTTCATTGATCGGTGATGATTCGTTGATGCAAGTTCATCCTAGTGGAATAAGGCATATTAGAGAAGATGGTCGTATTAATGAATGGAGAACTCCTGGAAAGAGAACTATTGTCAAGGTTGGATCGAATAGACTTCAAGTGGTAATTGCACTAAGTGGAGGGGAGCTGATATATTTTGAAGTGGATATGACTGGCCAGTTGATGGAAGTCGAGAAGCATGAGATGTCAGGTGATGTAGCTTGTCTGGACATTGCCCCTGTTCCTGAGGGAAGACAAAGGTCCCGTTTCCTTGCAGTTGGATCATATGATAACACTATTCGTATCTTGTCGTTGGACCCTGACGACTGTATGCAGGTTCTGAGCCTTCAAAGTGTATCTTCACCGCCAGAGTctctcctttttcttgaagttcaGGCCTCTGTTGGTGGAGAGGATGGTGCAGATCACCCTGCCAGCCTTTTCCTTAATGCTGGTTTACAAAATGGGGTTTTATTCAGGACTGTGGTGGATATGATAACTGGGCAGCTTTCAGATGCACGTTCACGTTTCTTGGGGCTTAGAGCCCCTAAGCTCTTTTCCATTGTTGTGAGAGGACGGCGTGCTATGCTCTGTTTGTCAAGTAGAC from Lycium barbarum isolate Lr01 chromosome 10, ASM1917538v2, whole genome shotgun sequence includes:
- the LOC132614423 gene encoding spliceosome-associated protein 130 A, with product MYLYSLTLQKPTGILCAINGSFSGGKLQEIVVARGKVLDLIRPDDNGRLQTLLSVEIFGSIRSLAQFRLTGAQKDYIVVGSDSGRIVILEYNKEKNCFDKVHQETFGKSGCRRIVPGQYLGIDPKGRAVMIGACEKQKLVYVLNRDTAARLTISSPLEAHKSHTITFSICGVDCGFDNPIFAAIELDYAEADQDPTGQAANEAQKHLTFYELDLGLNHVSRKWSEQVDNGANLLVTVPGGGDGPSGVLVCAENFVIYKNQGHPDVRAVIPRRVDLPAERGVLIVSAAMHKQKSMFFFLLQTEYGDIFKVTLDHDNDRVKELKIKYFDTIPVSSSLCVMKSGFLFASSEFGNHALYQFQAIGDDPDVEASSSTLMETEEGFQPVFFQPRKLKNLVRIDQVESLMPIMDMKIVNLFDEETPQIFSLCGRGPRSSLRILRPGLAVSEMAVSQLPGVPSAVWTVKKNVNDEFDAYIVVSFANATLVLSIGETVEEVSDSGFLDTTPSLAVSLIGDDSLMQVHPSGIRHIREDGRINEWRTPGKRTIVKVGSNRLQVVIALSGGELIYFEVDMTGQLMEVEKHEMSGDVACLDIAPVPEGRQRSRFLAVGSYDNTIRILSLDPDDCMQVLSLQSVSSPPESLLFLEVQASVGGEDGADHPASLFLNAGLQNGVLFRTVVDMITGQLSDARSRFLGLRAPKLFSIVVRGRRAMLCLSSRPWLGYIHQGHFLLTPLSYETLEFAASFSSDQCAEGVVAVAGDALRVFTIERLGETFNETAIPLRYTPRRFVLQPKRKMVIMIESDQGAYTAEEREAAKKECFETAGNGENGNAEQMENGEDEDGNDPLSDEQYGYPKSESGRWVSCIRVLDPRTTQTTCLLELQDNEAAFSICTVNFHDKEHGALLAVGTAKGLQFWPKKSFEAAYIHIYKFKEDGKVLELLHKTQVDGVPLALCQFQGRLLAGIGSVLRLYDLGKKRLLRKCENKLFPNSITAIHTYRDRIYVGDMQESFHYCKYRRDENQLYIFADDTVPRWLTAAQHVDFDTVAGADKFGNIYFVRLPQDVSDEIEEDPTGGKIKWEQGKLNGAPNKVEEIVQFHVGDVVSCLQRASLIPGGGECIIYGTVMGSVGAMLPFTSRDDVDFFSHLEMHLRQEFPPLCGRDHMAYRSAYFPVKDVIDGDLCEQFPTLPMDMQRKIADELDRTPGEILKKLEEIRNKII